A portion of the Anabas testudineus chromosome 22, fAnaTes1.2, whole genome shotgun sequence genome contains these proteins:
- the LOC113147799 gene encoding stromelysin-3-like has translation MQAVVLCSSILPFQLFLCVHSLPLHDRRTKHLQGWPHDNNHVGAKKRSRHEQDTLNEKHHLESVLVSKNDTDFWKRPRCGVPDYPTLMQSDLDQNKQQRRKRFALFGGRWEKTDLTYQIVRFPWQMSESKVRGVLQEALGVWSAVTPLRFREVVNEKADIIIDFNRYWHGDSLPFDGLGGILAHAFFPRTHRAGEVHFDYDEHWTVGNNVGTDLLQVAAHEFGHVLGLQHSLEPDAVMCPFYSDSYPLQLSDDDKRGIQYLYGPPRHAAPDMTDNNEIDNGMPDACRTNFDAVSIIRGELFFFKSQYVWRIRDGKLQAGYPALTSSHWEGIPDHIDAVYEDKTGNIWFFQGDSYWVFDAERKITGPDSVQQLGFPVRDIQAALKWEEHHTEKVYLFKSSSYWIFNPQRNQVDDARPRSMHEWGGVPSRIDAAFQDIHGYANFLSGVHYWKFDPVALKVMEGFPRSIGMDFFGCSAF, from the exons ATGCAGGCTGTCGTGCTTTGCAGCAGCATCTTGCCTTTCCAGCTTTTCCTCTGCGTCCACTCTCTGCCGTTACATGACCGGAGGACCAAGCACCTGCAG gGATGGCCTCACGACAACAATCACGTTGGTGCAAAGAAGCGGAGCCGACACGAACAAgacacattaaatgaaaagcacCATTTGGAGTCTGTACTTGTATCCAAAAATGACACCGACTTTTGGAAGCGTCCTCGCTGTGGAGTCCCAGACTATCCCACCTTAATGCAGAGCGACCTGGatcagaacaaacagcagcGCAGGAAGCGATTTGCTCTGTTTGGGGGCCGCTGGGAAAAGACTGACCTCACTTACCA GATTGTGCGTTTCCCTTGGCAAATGAGCGAGAGCAAAGTGCGCGGTGTCTTGCAGGAGGCATTAGGTGTTTGGAGCGCGGTGACACCGCTGAGGTTCAGAGAGGTCGTCAATGAAAAAGCTGACATCATTATTGACTTCAACAG GTACTGGCATGGAGACAGTTTACCATTTGATGGTCTAGGAGGAATCCTGGCTCATGCCTTTTTCCCCCGGActcacagagcaggagaagtCCACTTTGACTATGATGAGCACTGGACAGTGGGCAACAATGTGG GCACTGATCTCCTACAAGTGGCAGCTCATGAATTTGGCCATGTCCTGGGCCTGCAGCACTCCCTGGAGCCTGATGCTGTAATGTGTCCTTTCTATAGTGACTCCTACCCTCTGCAGCTGAGTGACGACGACAAGAGGGGTATTCAGTATCTGTATGGCCCTCCTCGGCATGCAGCACCAGACATGACAGACAACAATGAGATTGATAATGGCATG CCGGATGCCTGCAGAACAAATTTTGATGCAGTGTCCATAATTAGGGGAGAGCTGTTCTTTTTTAAGTCTCAATATGTGTGGCGCATCCGTGATGGGAAGCTCCAAGCTGGCTACCCAGCTTTGACGTCAAGCCACTGGGAAGGCATTCCCGACCATATCGATGCTGTGTATGAAGACAAGACTGGCAACATTTGGTTCTTTCAAG GCGACAGCTACTGGGTGTTTGATGCTGAGAGGAAGATAACAGGGCCGGACTCAGTGCAACAGCTGGGCTTTCCTGTGAGAGACATTCAAGCAGCTTTAAAGTGGGAGGAGCACCACACAGAGAAAGTCTACCTCTTCAAGTCATCATCATACTGGATCTTCAATCCACAGAGGAATCAAGTTGATGATGCTCGTCCTCGAAGCATGCATGAATGGGGAGGAGTGCCAAGCCGTATAGATGCAGCCTTTCAGGACATACATG GCTATGCCAATTTCCTGAGTGGTGTGCACTACTGGAAGTTTGACCCTGTAGCATTAAAGGTGATGGAAGGCTTCCCCCGCAGCATTGGCATGGATTTCTTTGGCTGCTCTGCCTTCTAA